Proteins from a genomic interval of Longimicrobium sp.:
- the upp gene encoding uracil phosphoribosyltransferase produces the protein MTVVQHPLIRHKLAVLRDVETPTKQFKELVDEIAMLITYEVTRDLPLEPVEIDTPLERTTEMMLAGKKLTLVPILRAGLGMVDGVARLIPAARVGHIGLFRDHETLQPVDYYFKIPSDPGARDFIVLDPMLATGGSASAAVSSLKRSGAARVNFVCLVAAPEGVQRMLDDHPDVRVWTAALDRQLNEVGYILPGLGDAGDRLFGTK, from the coding sequence CTGACCGTCGTTCAGCACCCCCTGATCCGCCACAAGCTGGCGGTGCTGCGCGACGTAGAAACGCCGACCAAGCAGTTCAAGGAGCTGGTGGACGAGATCGCCATGCTCATCACCTACGAGGTCACCCGCGACCTTCCGCTGGAGCCGGTGGAGATCGACACGCCCCTGGAGCGCACCACCGAGATGATGCTGGCGGGGAAGAAGCTCACGCTGGTGCCCATCCTGCGCGCCGGCTTGGGGATGGTGGACGGCGTCGCGCGGCTGATCCCGGCGGCGCGCGTGGGGCACATCGGCCTGTTCCGCGACCACGAGACGCTGCAGCCCGTCGACTACTACTTCAAGATCCCGTCGGACCCCGGCGCGCGCGATTTCATCGTCCTCGATCCCATGCTGGCCACCGGCGGCTCCGCGTCCGCCGCGGTGTCGTCGCTCAAGCGCAGCGGCGCCGCGCGGGTGAACTTCGTGTGCCTGGTCGCGGCTCCGGAGGGAGTGCAGCGCATGCTGGACGACCACCCCGACGTCCGCGTGTGGACCGCCGCGCTGGACCGCCAGCTGAACGAAGTGGGCTACATTCTCCCCGGCCTGGGCGACGCGGGCGACCGGCTGTTCGGGACGAAGTGA
- a CDS encoding tail fiber domain-containing protein, with protein MKPLLKLSSALAVLALSAAPAAAQSDILLQLRSGNPAGDRMRVDSAGGVVALGTLGIGIIPASGPGYRMMWMPYFAAFRAGSTDDGGAGAYWDFANVGFFSWAGGNRTMAKGYSSMVMGEDLTVTGNYSTAFGSDTEVTGQYGFAAGDDNRCSASYCHAVGFTANAAGIAAVSLGYRTTADADYSMALGYRASTNGRTGAFVWADASTTDSAEAAANYEFLARASGGFRFRTNSTLTTGCNIAAGTGTMTCSSSRTLKEGFSEVDGEDVLRRLRSVPVNSWNYIGEQAGVRHMGAFSEDFYSAFGLGNDRLAISHLDADGVNLAGVKALDARTTAQAEQITALQAENAALRGDVEQLRRENAAMAERLRAIEAMLAPRP; from the coding sequence ATGAAGCCCCTACTTAAGCTCTCCTCGGCCCTCGCTGTCCTGGCCCTGTCGGCCGCCCCGGCCGCGGCCCAGTCCGACATCCTGCTGCAACTGCGCTCGGGGAACCCCGCGGGCGACCGCATGCGCGTGGACAGCGCCGGCGGCGTGGTGGCGCTCGGCACCCTCGGCATCGGCATCATTCCGGCCTCGGGGCCCGGCTACCGCATGATGTGGATGCCGTACTTCGCGGCGTTTCGCGCCGGGAGCACCGACGACGGCGGGGCCGGCGCGTACTGGGACTTCGCGAACGTGGGCTTCTTTTCGTGGGCGGGCGGAAACCGTACCATGGCCAAGGGCTACTCGTCGATGGTCATGGGCGAGGACCTGACGGTAACGGGCAACTACTCCACGGCGTTCGGAAGCGACACCGAGGTCACCGGCCAATACGGGTTTGCCGCCGGCGACGACAACCGCTGTTCCGCGTCGTACTGCCACGCGGTGGGCTTTACCGCCAACGCGGCCGGGATCGCGGCTGTCTCCCTGGGCTACCGCACCACGGCCGATGCCGACTACTCGATGGCACTGGGGTACCGGGCCAGCACCAACGGGCGTACGGGCGCGTTCGTGTGGGCCGACGCCAGCACCACCGACTCGGCCGAGGCGGCCGCCAACTACGAGTTCCTGGCGCGCGCGTCGGGGGGCTTCCGGTTCCGCACCAACTCCACCCTGACCACCGGGTGCAACATCGCCGCGGGCACCGGCACCATGACCTGCTCGTCGAGCCGCACCCTCAAGGAAGGGTTCTCGGAAGTCGATGGTGAGGACGTGCTGCGCAGGCTGCGATCGGTGCCGGTGAACTCGTGGAACTACATCGGCGAGCAGGCAGGCGTCCGCCACATGGGCGCGTTCTCGGAAGACTTCTACAGCGCCTTCGGGCTGGGCAACGACCGGCTGGCCATCAGCCACCTGGACGCCGACGGCGTAAACCTGGCTGGCGTGAAGGCCCTGGACGCGCGGACCACCGCGCAGGCGGAGCAGATCACGGCCCTGCAGGCCGAGAACGCCGCGCTGCGGGGCGACGTCGAGCAGCTTCGCCGCGAGAACGCCGCGATGGCCGAGCGGCTGCGGGCCATCGAGGCGATGCTGGCGCCCCGGCCCTGA
- a CDS encoding FtsX-like permease family protein, whose product MQRVRPPRRAARSVAATTGVTVPVVLALAIGTGLGLPLLGIIRASLLRSSPYIDPVFQEGSLTADWLSGWTASRQTIPQIQDGAWRVLLQVFLALVVLLLAIALVEAFTLTLARAAVRRPEVALRTALGATQGRLVRDLLLDGARLPLLGGGLGLLIGGVTAHALHVSWPGDAPPWGNHATDFGLLGGAVGIFLLVPLLATLSPVSVAWRRDLRRFLTSGGRATATRGEAFMRNTLAVAQIGAVLVLLTSAGVLLRGFASSSEDLPTASFDPWGMLTAEVRLPDAGGLTSADRHLAYEGMLRRVAALAGVADTSIGSAGAWVGLGQSDFVHALTGSPTAPGWLKPARYHAVGPGFFRTLGVRVVHGREFGAADTAGAPRVVVVNQAFASVFRLVGNGVGRKLQFHRANLDGTWYTIVGVVEDIRAEGVGSGGEAVPKVYVSAWQHPPRSVGLVVRTAGEPMALLPAVEEAVRGSATGAELAGGMTMGAYLARFRAPLRWLAVVFGAVAAAALVLGTWGLHGVMSYNVARRTREIGIRMAVGTRRRDVSRLVFVQSLRIVGLGIVVGVIAVSGIAGLLQLLVSGVEPFDPVLFGGIAVILGSVALLASYRPARRAAAVDPQISLRAE is encoded by the coding sequence ATGCAGCGCGTCCGGCCGCCGCGTCGGGCGGCGCGCTCCGTGGCCGCAACCACGGGAGTCACCGTCCCGGTGGTGCTGGCCCTGGCGATCGGAACGGGGCTGGGGCTCCCTTTGCTGGGGATCATCCGCGCCAGCCTGCTTCGATCTTCTCCCTACATCGATCCCGTCTTCCAAGAGGGATCCCTGACGGCGGATTGGCTCTCCGGCTGGACGGCCTCGCGGCAGACCATCCCCCAGATCCAGGACGGCGCATGGCGGGTGCTGCTGCAGGTGTTCCTTGCCCTGGTCGTGCTCCTCCTCGCCATCGCACTGGTCGAAGCCTTTACGCTGACCCTCGCGCGGGCGGCGGTCCGCCGCCCGGAGGTGGCCCTGCGTACGGCACTCGGAGCAACGCAGGGCCGCCTGGTCCGCGATCTTCTTCTCGACGGTGCCCGCCTGCCCCTGCTCGGCGGCGGACTGGGGCTGCTGATCGGCGGCGTCACGGCCCATGCACTCCACGTCTCCTGGCCGGGCGACGCACCGCCCTGGGGAAATCACGCGACGGATTTCGGGTTGCTCGGAGGCGCGGTGGGCATCTTCCTTCTCGTGCCGCTCCTGGCCACGCTTTCCCCGGTGAGCGTGGCCTGGCGGCGCGACCTGCGCCGGTTCCTCACCAGCGGCGGGCGCGCCACGGCCACCCGCGGCGAGGCTTTCATGCGGAATACGCTCGCCGTGGCGCAGATTGGCGCCGTCCTGGTCCTGCTCACGAGCGCCGGGGTACTCCTCCGGGGCTTCGCCTCGTCGTCGGAAGACCTCCCCACCGCGAGCTTCGACCCCTGGGGCATGCTGACGGCCGAGGTGCGTCTGCCGGACGCGGGCGGCCTGACCTCCGCTGACCGGCACCTCGCCTACGAAGGCATGCTCCGCCGAGTGGCGGCGCTGGCGGGCGTCGCGGATACGAGCATCGGGTCGGCGGGCGCCTGGGTCGGGCTGGGACAGAGCGATTTCGTCCACGCGCTGACCGGTAGCCCGACCGCACCCGGCTGGCTAAAACCCGCCCGGTATCACGCGGTGGGGCCCGGGTTCTTCCGGACCCTGGGGGTACGAGTCGTCCACGGCCGCGAGTTCGGCGCGGCGGATACCGCGGGCGCGCCTCGCGTGGTCGTGGTGAACCAGGCGTTCGCGTCCGTCTTCAGGCTGGTGGGAAACGGGGTGGGGCGAAAACTCCAGTTTCACCGCGCGAACCTTGACGGCACGTGGTACACCATCGTGGGAGTGGTAGAGGACATCCGTGCCGAGGGCGTGGGATCGGGCGGCGAGGCGGTACCGAAGGTGTACGTCTCCGCCTGGCAGCACCCGCCACGCAGCGTGGGGCTGGTGGTGCGGACCGCGGGCGAGCCGATGGCGCTCCTTCCAGCAGTCGAGGAGGCGGTTCGTGGGTCCGCGACAGGGGCGGAACTCGCCGGCGGGATGACGATGGGAGCCTACCTGGCCCGTTTTCGCGCGCCGCTCCGCTGGCTGGCCGTGGTCTTTGGTGCGGTTGCGGCCGCGGCCCTGGTCCTGGGCACCTGGGGGCTGCATGGGGTGATGTCCTACAACGTGGCGCGGCGCACGCGTGAGATCGGAATCCGCATGGCCGTCGGCACCCGGAGGAGAGACGTATCGCGCCTCGTGTTCGTGCAGAGCCTTCGGATCGTGGGTCTCGGCATCGTCGTGGGTGTGATCGCGGTCAGTGGAATCGCGGGCCTGCTGCAGCTGCTGGTGAGCGGGGTGGAGCCCTTCGATCCGGTCCTCTTCGGCGGCATCGCCGTCATCCTGGGAAGCGTTGCACTCCTCGCGAGCTACCGGCCGGCCAGGCGGGCGGCGGCGGTCGATCCCCAGATCTCACTCCGTGCAGAGTAG
- a CDS encoding ABC transporter ATP-binding protein produces the protein MRAPHPSPDALVRLECVQKVFRARSAETHALSNISLDVRRGEYLAISGPSGCGKSTLLSILGLLDVPTAGEYHLDGRPVSSLGADERARVRGREIGFVFQSFNLIGDLTAYDNVELPLTYRDVPRAEREHAVWAALERVGMADLVDHYPSELSGGEQQRVAVARALVGAPPLLLADEPTGNLDSANGDAVMDLLADLHSEGATIILVTHDPRYADRAGRTLHILDGRIVREEQRA, from the coding sequence ATGCGTGCGCCCCACCCGTCGCCCGATGCGCTCGTCCGATTGGAGTGCGTCCAGAAGGTGTTCCGCGCCCGATCGGCGGAGACGCATGCGCTCAGCAACATCAGCCTGGACGTGCGCAGAGGCGAGTACCTGGCGATCTCAGGACCTTCCGGCTGCGGCAAGTCTACCCTGCTGTCCATCCTGGGGCTGCTGGACGTGCCGACCGCGGGCGAGTACCACCTGGACGGCCGCCCCGTGTCATCCCTCGGCGCCGATGAGCGGGCGCGGGTTCGGGGCCGCGAGATCGGCTTCGTGTTCCAGTCGTTCAACCTCATCGGCGATTTGACGGCCTACGACAACGTAGAGCTTCCGTTGACGTACCGCGACGTGCCGCGGGCGGAGCGCGAGCACGCGGTGTGGGCCGCCCTGGAGAGGGTGGGAATGGCGGACCTGGTGGATCACTATCCGTCCGAGCTCTCCGGGGGTGAGCAGCAGCGCGTGGCGGTGGCGCGTGCACTCGTGGGAGCACCACCTCTGCTGCTCGCCGACGAACCAACGGGCAACCTCGACTCCGCGAATGGAGACGCGGTGATGGACCTGCTCGCCGATCTGCATTCGGAGGGCGCCACCATCATCCTGGTTACCCACGACCCACGCTACGCCGATCGTGCCGGACGCACCCTCCACATCCTCGATGGGCGGATCGTCCGGGAGGAACAACGCGCGTGA
- a CDS encoding alpha/beta hydrolase has translation MRPFFLSAVLLLVSCTPPHLQPPGSSAREGYFAGANGGSLYYQAIGGGPDTVVVVHGFQGNGSGYLAPDLQRLAHGRTLLVYDQRGEGRSDSVRSVEQPGLEEHVQDLEALRRHFGMERMRLFGHSGGAAIAVRYAGVHPQHVERVLLVAPPPFVGAAYREQTGQRFLARLDSATWARMRALEASIAQAEDPAPLCRELIATMLPRAFLADSTALGRMRGDFCGAPPERLRTRAARRDAFLRSQQGRDWHALLERIRVPVLIIHGEQDAIPAEAARELARALPDGRVLILPLADHLPWLDQPEQFFSAADAFLRGGK, from the coding sequence ATGCGCCCGTTCTTCCTCTCCGCCGTCCTCCTTCTCGTCAGCTGCACGCCACCGCACCTGCAGCCCCCGGGTTCTTCTGCCCGGGAGGGCTACTTCGCCGGGGCCAATGGCGGATCGCTGTACTATCAGGCAATCGGCGGTGGGCCGGACACGGTTGTGGTGGTGCACGGGTTCCAGGGCAACGGCAGCGGTTATCTTGCGCCTGACCTTCAGCGCCTTGCGCATGGACGGACGCTCCTCGTCTACGATCAACGAGGGGAGGGTAGGTCCGATTCGGTGCGGAGCGTGGAGCAGCCTGGCCTGGAGGAGCACGTCCAGGACTTGGAGGCGCTTCGGCGGCACTTCGGGATGGAGCGCATGCGCCTGTTCGGCCATTCCGGCGGGGCGGCCATCGCCGTGCGTTACGCGGGTGTCCATCCCCAGCACGTGGAGCGGGTGCTTCTGGTCGCGCCTCCCCCGTTCGTCGGCGCGGCTTATCGTGAGCAGACTGGCCAACGCTTTCTCGCCCGCCTCGACAGCGCCACCTGGGCGCGCATGCGTGCGCTGGAGGCGAGCATCGCCCAAGCCGAAGATCCCGCGCCCCTGTGCCGGGAACTCATCGCCACGATGCTGCCGCGTGCGTTCCTGGCCGACTCGACGGCGCTGGGGCGGATGCGTGGCGACTTCTGCGGCGCGCCCCCCGAGCGGCTGCGGACCCGCGCGGCGCGCCGCGACGCGTTCCTGAGGTCCCAACAGGGCAGGGACTGGCACGCACTCCTGGAGCGGATCCGCGTCCCGGTGCTGATCATCCACGGGGAGCAGGATGCAATCCCCGCGGAGGCCGCGCGCGAGCTCGCCAGGGCTTTGCCGGATGGGCGCGTGCTCATCCTGCCCCTCGCTGATCATCTCCCCTGGCTGGATCAACCGGAGCAGTTCTTCTCCGCGGCTGATGCATTCTTGCGAGGCGGGAAGTGA
- a CDS encoding amidohydrolase family protein, with the protein MMKRWNRPLLASALALTALAAAPLHAQTVEQGEFVLLKYQQPVGTEAYNVRRDSAGGWVTTARAALSFLGLDAPLDAVMHMDGEGAPVFYRAAGRTSTLTSTEVEVAVSGGQATVRRGGSSEQVAVPPRAFIASPYAPATVAQAAFRHWVAQSRPAEIPLLPEGRLRFQARGVDTVSVTGRTWILDRFSAEGLAWGRQSLWFDREGKLVALVHADAELDRFEVVRKGFESALPRFVASAVRDGVADLQQTARSIRPVREGSYALTGGTLVDGTGSPPVRDAVVIVRDGRIAAAGPAGQVRVPAGVPRVDVTGKTIIPGLWDTHVHYTQGEWLAAALASGVTTARDGANEIEWITAVRDAVRDGRALGPRMVLAGVIDGGEHPLGVITASTPEEARAAVRRYHAAGFPQIKIYESLPPALVPVIADEAHRLGMKVTGHVPTGMTTADFVRAGVDGVNHLNFIISAMRTPAREGRPASFDTRSAEAQAAIQLFRERGIAVEPTLARSEQRSRPLDSAYVAYEPGTARAPMELREALNTVGAPAQVGPRAIASLRRVSSVVVELHRAGIPVLLGSDLVVPGHTIHRELELAVQAGLTPLEAIRAATEGAARAFGMEREAGTVQAGKRADLVVLGGDPLQDIIAIRRVDLVITGGRAFEPADLWRAAGFAP; encoded by the coding sequence ATGATGAAGCGCTGGAACCGCCCCCTGCTCGCGTCTGCTCTCGCACTGACGGCGCTCGCCGCCGCTCCGCTGCACGCGCAGACGGTTGAGCAGGGGGAGTTCGTCCTGCTCAAGTACCAGCAGCCGGTGGGAACCGAAGCGTACAACGTGCGGCGGGACAGTGCCGGAGGATGGGTGACCACCGCCCGCGCGGCTCTTTCCTTCCTTGGGCTCGACGCGCCGCTGGATGCCGTCATGCACATGGACGGGGAGGGAGCGCCGGTGTTCTATCGGGCGGCGGGGCGCACCTCCACGCTCACCAGCACGGAGGTCGAAGTGGCGGTGAGCGGCGGACAAGCGACCGTTCGCCGCGGCGGGTCATCCGAGCAGGTGGCGGTGCCGCCGCGTGCCTTCATCGCCTCGCCCTACGCTCCCGCCACGGTGGCGCAGGCGGCCTTCCGCCACTGGGTCGCGCAGTCGCGTCCGGCGGAGATTCCGCTCCTTCCCGAGGGGCGCCTCCGCTTCCAGGCGCGGGGGGTGGATACGGTATCCGTCACCGGACGTACGTGGATCCTGGACCGGTTCAGCGCCGAGGGGCTCGCCTGGGGCAGGCAGTCGCTCTGGTTCGACCGCGAGGGAAAGCTGGTGGCGCTGGTGCACGCGGACGCGGAACTGGACCGCTTCGAGGTCGTGCGGAAGGGCTTCGAGTCCGCGCTCCCGCGGTTCGTCGCCTCCGCCGTGCGCGACGGCGTGGCGGACCTGCAGCAGACGGCGCGCAGCATCCGCCCGGTGCGCGAGGGCAGCTACGCGCTCACCGGCGGAACGCTGGTGGACGGCACCGGCTCGCCTCCCGTGCGCGACGCCGTGGTGATCGTGCGGGACGGGCGGATCGCCGCCGCGGGACCCGCCGGCCAGGTGCGCGTTCCGGCGGGCGTGCCGAGGGTGGACGTGACGGGAAAGACCATCATCCCCGGGCTCTGGGACACGCACGTCCACTACACGCAGGGGGAATGGCTCGCGGCCGCGCTCGCGTCGGGGGTCACCACGGCACGCGACGGGGCGAACGAGATCGAGTGGATCACCGCGGTTCGCGACGCGGTGCGGGATGGGCGGGCGCTGGGGCCGCGGATGGTGCTTGCCGGCGTGATCGACGGGGGCGAGCACCCGCTGGGCGTCATCACCGCGTCGACGCCTGAGGAGGCCCGCGCCGCCGTCCGGCGCTACCACGCCGCGGGATTTCCGCAGATCAAGATCTACGAATCGCTCCCGCCGGCGCTGGTCCCGGTGATCGCGGACGAGGCACATCGCCTGGGGATGAAGGTGACGGGCCACGTTCCCACGGGGATGACCACGGCAGACTTCGTCCGCGCGGGAGTGGATGGGGTCAATCACCTGAACTTTATCATCTCCGCGATGCGGACGCCGGCCCGGGAGGGGCGGCCCGCGTCGTTCGATACGCGCTCCGCCGAGGCACAGGCGGCCATCCAGCTCTTCCGCGAGCGGGGCATCGCCGTGGAGCCCACGCTGGCCCGCTCGGAACAGCGGTCGCGGCCGCTGGATTCGGCGTACGTGGCGTACGAACCCGGGACGGCGCGAGCGCCGATGGAGCTGCGGGAAGCGCTGAACACGGTGGGTGCTCCCGCCCAGGTGGGTCCACGGGCGATCGCGTCGTTGCGCCGCGTTTCCAGCGTGGTGGTGGAGCTGCACCGCGCCGGAATTCCGGTGCTGCTGGGATCGGACCTGGTGGTGCCCGGCCACACCATCCACCGCGAGCTGGAGCTGGCCGTGCAGGCGGGCCTCACGCCGCTGGAGGCGATCCGCGCCGCGACGGAGGGAGCGGCCCGGGCGTTCGGGATGGAGCGCGAAGCCGGGACGGTGCAGGCGGGGAAGCGTGCGGACCTGGTGGTGCTCGGCGGCGATCCACTGCAGGACATCATCGCGATCCGCCGCGTCGATCTCGTCATCACCGGCGGCCGTGCCTTCGAACCGGCGGACTTGTGGCGCGCGGCTGGATTTGCTCCTTGA
- a CDS encoding SgcJ/EcaC family oxidoreductase has protein sequence MKISSPRRTGSPRWRLPLLCAALGSLLLGACTVTASAGRSSAGSWAGDEAQIRAATTASAEAWNRGDLKGHLSIYVDSVTYMTRNGPRPGVGAIERDFTAAFFNQGMPKQQLRFEQLTVRRLGPEAALETGRFILSGGGQPDQSGWFTLVWVRTADGWKAVHDHSG, from the coding sequence ATGAAGATTTCTTCCCCTCGCCGGACCGGCTCGCCTCGCTGGCGCCTCCCGCTGCTGTGCGCGGCGCTGGGCAGCCTCTTGCTGGGAGCCTGCACCGTAACTGCGTCTGCCGGCCGCTCGAGCGCCGGCTCGTGGGCCGGTGACGAGGCGCAGATCCGCGCCGCCACGACAGCGTCCGCCGAAGCGTGGAATCGCGGCGACCTGAAGGGTCATCTCTCGATCTACGTCGATTCGGTGACGTACATGACGCGCAACGGGCCGCGGCCGGGCGTGGGTGCCATCGAGCGCGATTTCACCGCCGCGTTCTTCAACCAGGGCATGCCCAAGCAGCAGCTGCGCTTCGAGCAGCTCACCGTGCGGCGGCTGGGGCCCGAGGCCGCGCTGGAAACGGGGCGCTTCATCCTGTCGGGCGGCGGGCAGCCAGACCAGTCCGGCTGGTTCACGCTGGTGTGGGTCCGCACCGCCGATGGCTGGAAAGCAGTGCACGACCACTCGGGCTGA
- a CDS encoding dihydrofolate reductase family protein gives MRIVTYGAACSLDGFIAGPDHSLDWLHFSKDVQEFFGAFMATVDTIVMGRKTWEASAGQIGPDGYRMRTYVFSTSLERIDHPAVELVREDAAEFVRRMKGEPGKGICVMGGGELACSLLRAEVIDEVGLNVHPLLLGSGVPLFRDAGRIPLDLVESRVMDGGCVLSRYRVRTG, from the coding sequence ATGCGAATCGTGACCTACGGCGCGGCGTGCAGCCTGGACGGCTTCATCGCGGGGCCGGACCACTCGCTGGACTGGCTGCACTTCAGCAAGGACGTGCAGGAGTTCTTCGGCGCGTTCATGGCCACCGTCGACACCATCGTCATGGGGCGCAAGACGTGGGAGGCGTCGGCCGGGCAGATTGGCCCCGATGGCTACCGGATGCGCACGTACGTGTTCTCGACGTCGCTGGAGCGCATCGACCACCCCGCCGTGGAACTGGTGCGGGAAGACGCCGCCGAGTTCGTGCGGCGGATGAAAGGCGAGCCAGGGAAGGGGATCTGCGTGATGGGCGGCGGCGAGCTGGCGTGCTCGCTGCTGCGCGCGGAGGTGATCGACGAGGTGGGATTGAACGTCCACCCGCTGCTGCTGGGCTCCGGCGTTCCCCTGTTCCGCGACGCCGGGCGCATTCCGCTGGACCTGGTGGAATCGCGCGTGATGGACGGGGGCTGCGTCCTTTCCCGCTACCGCGTGCGCACCGGCTGA